A single region of the Cherax quadricarinatus isolate ZL_2023a chromosome 11, ASM3850222v1, whole genome shotgun sequence genome encodes:
- the LOC138852538 gene encoding uncharacterized protein produces the protein MVKEADILDSVFTGPVRICKVLILSAGRLEGKEHTGFKLLKRCHCDDSRKRKHRLPQERPVEDGISSSDIEEPMKKEPDLDNDETQSLPSCQSDDLVVDLSTLDTAQSDDSVEVTAAAGAEQTGDLEAHPDSQSEKEGKTPDVRVKPAEGVKTADGVKADDDVPEKEIIFEREVINLTESEQEERSHSV, from the exons atggtgaaggaagcAGACATTCTCGATTCTG ttTTCACTGGGCCAGTCAGAATTTGTAAAGTTTTGATTTTATCGGCTGGTAGATTGGAAGGGAAGGAACACACTGGCTTCAAACTCTTAAAGCGGTGTCATTGTGATGATAGCAGGAAACGCAAACATAGACTTCCTCAGGAAAGG CCTGTGGAAGATGGGATCAGTTCATCTGATATAGAGGAGCCTATGAAGAAAGAACCAGATCTCGACAACGATGAAACGCAGAGCCTTCCCTCATGTCAGTCTGATGACCTCGTTGTGGACCTCTCTACGCTCGATACTGCTCAATCTGATGACTCTGTTGAGGTCACTGCCGCAGCAGGTGCTGAACAAACTGGCGACCTTGAAGCGCACCCTGACAGTCAGTCGGAGAAGGAAGGGAAAACCCCCGACGTGAGAGTAAAGCCAGCAGAAGGGGTAAAGACGGCAGATGGAGTAAAGGCAGATGATGATGTACCTGAAAAGGAAATCATTTTCGAGCGGGAGGTTATCAATCTTACAGAAAGTGAACAGGAGGAGCGCAGTCATTCAGTCTAA